The Polypterus senegalus isolate Bchr_013 chromosome 7, ASM1683550v1, whole genome shotgun sequence genome segment gcagcagcgctaccactgcgccacagtgctgcCCATTATGTATTTTTGAAGgttgaaaatgtttctttatatttatgaaagTTTGCAGAATTTATAAtctaaataatttcaaaatttatAAAGTCTGAAAACACATTCATATtcatattaagaaaaatgtaaaaggataaacaaaaacttttttttttttaaaaaaaaaactaatccgTGACCAAGTAACCCAACCAGTGCTAATACCTTCCACAGTTAAGAGATTAGGGTTATAGAAATTAAAGCCAGGTCTATACCTCTTCCTCTCCACTAATGCCTTCATCATCCTCTCctacttcttcttcatcttcatcatcatcatcatcatcttcatcaaaaTCCTCCTCTTCACCATCTTCCTCATCATCCTCGTCCTCCTCATCCTCACCTTCTGAACAGAAGAGAAGAAGTATTTTGATAAAGTGACAAGCCTGTTTTGCTTAGACTGTTAAACCTTGGAATACGAATATCAAAATAGGAATGTCACTGTATTCTTAACAaaataaaggcactataatatACATAGGTTATTAGTTGCTGACATGGCACAAAAGGATTATGTACCTCTGTCCTTTTTCcttaatgtttctttaaaaacataaaataatgtaattttaacaaattttctTTGAGTATACAATTAACTGTTTTAAAACACTTTACTGACACTGCAAGGACTATAGTGGTACTGCAAttacacaacaaaaaaataaaaaaaaaatttccaatccaggctaaaacacatttcaaaaatcaGCTTTACCTACTGCCGAGTTAACAGGCAAGTTGGTTTTGCATCCAAAACCAGGTTGCCTGTAAACTACATTAATTTTTATCTGTCTTATTTAGCAAACTAATCAAGGCCAATCAATAGCAGataccacaaacacacacaactcTATTTCTTTGTTAAAGGACACACCTTCCTCATCATCGTCATCTACTCCATCCCCATCAACCTCTCCTTCTGAATCAGATGCTTCTTTGTCTTCAATGTCATATCCATCCAAATATGTGAGATGAGGCAGAAGTTTAAAGACACTCTCTCTGTAGTCATTAAGGTTTGTCACTTCACAGTTGAACAGGTCCAGGCTCTTCAGATTGTCTAGCTTTttctgacaagaaaaaaaaagaaaagttacattGAAGCttcataaaataatttatgtGACCAttgcataatgttaaaaaaattatctGACTGCAAATTTTTCCAAAGATTTTACAATTATTACATCCTTCCAAGAAAGGATGAAATATTATCACAAAGTTTTCATTATGAGTCATCATCTCTGTATTCCAAACATTGTCTAAAGTGAACTATAGCATCCATGATAggactgaaacattttttttgtaaatatgtttaaaattagaggggcattataataaaatgtttggtgctgctgcctcacagttcaagATTACTTCCCAACGAAGTGAATGCTAAATTGACTAGCAACATTATGAAGCCATACTCGTACAAGCAGATAGGTCTTACACTGGACTAAACCTAACCAGGATTGGTTCTCACTGcaccctagatagatagataattaaattagaaaatgggCAATGTTGATAGTTCTAAACTCATCATTTGAAAtcgattttttattttaacccagttgtactagggtgttgtaccatgttagccatcaTGGATGCAGTgacaagtcaaacaaaatgacacctattgcctgaagaaggggcctgagatgcctcaaaagcttgcatatttgtaatctttttagttagccaaaaaggtgtaattttgcttgacttctcactattttagcccaaaaaatgaaaaccagaagGTTTAGCACACTTACCAAAGGTTCCAGCGTACTGATGTCTCTCAGTTTGTTTCCACTGAGATTTAGATGCGTAAGGTTAGAAAGATTTTCTGCTAGCACATCAAGACCTCCAGAAATTTTATTATCACTCAGTTCCAGCTATAAAAATGAGAAGCAGGTAGGGACAAGAATAACAAAAGGAATTATTAAGTGGTTATACTAGTCCAATGTAATAGTAAAGACAGGTAAAAGTGGAACAGACATTGAAAACATCTGGCACATCTAAACATAATGTCTGATATGAACATCACTGAACCCACTGGAACAATCTGCTTGTCACACACTTGTTCTTATTGGACTGCCGCCCtaggcaaacatttaacaaaTATTGCATGAACTATAACAGCAGATGGATCCAGAATcatctaaggaaaaaaaatacacacacacacactatggattgtgtaaatttccccttgggattaataaagtatctatctatctaaagtttgCTGAAACCATCCAACTTTGCAGAACCTTGTACATGTTTTTTTCTGCATGAAAGAGCtggtgagccttttcagtttaagcaaactgaaacaggctgaatggcctgttctcgtctagattgttctaatgttctaatcatggggaaaaatgcctattttgtctactaatttctgaaatattaaacaaTTCACTTTCTCAGCTATATAACCACATGAAACACTAGCCCTTTTTGTGGAAAATAAGTTCTAGAACAAAGACAAGTTTACCTTTTTCAGCTGTGCAAGTTTGGGAAGATCTGAAACTGATGTGAGGCCAACATTTATTAAACTGAGAAATTCAAGGTTGACAAACTCGGATGTCAGGCCTTCAATTTTGCCATCATTTGATCTACAGTTGTCAAGGACCAGCTCTCGCACCTGCACAATAACACAAAGAAAAGATATTACACAATAACACAAAGAGATACAGCATCACATTGGCACTAACATAAAATCTTACTTAATGTGCGAAGTAAACTGGAGTTCACttcagatgattctgcatgtcttttgtaataaatgtaaaaaagggtggtaaaaaaaaaaaagataaaaagtgacTATATGTGTAAGTGAGCAGAAGCATTATCTTCAAGCACATTGAAAATGTCAGTCTCATAAGAAGCAAAGAAactctcaaaagaaaaaaaaattctcctagAAGAAAACGTGAATTGCTTGAAATAATTaaccacaagacaatgaaatTACTCATACAAGTATGAGGGACAACACCTATTGTAAGGGTTtagtaatgtatttatttaatttattcaaaaagAAAGCAACTAATAAAACACAGATATGGCTCATTTAGCGTGTACTCAAATATctgttaatattaatgtttacattcTAGCAAGCAGCATGGGAGCGCCAGCCAGGTAGGACTGCGTGAAACACTTCTAACCAAGGCTACCAAGGTGTATACTGTAGGTTTCTAACAAGGTATGCATGTTTATTTATGATAACAAGCTTCCTCATTAAAGTCTTAAACTCAGGTTTCAATCTCTAACCTCAGAAAATCTAGAGGAGCCAGAAGAAACACTTACAAATCACTTTATTTCCACCTTTTttagcataaaataaataattaggactgggattttgaaaaatttttaaacacaCACTTAAAAGTTTGTCCAGGAGTCTTTCTATAAGAAAATCAAATTCAATGTTAGTGCATGGCATTttactgtacagtggaaccttgagtCACAAATGTCTCGgaccatgtacaaatcgggttacgacaaaaaagtttgccaaacttttgcatctgttcaaaaccacacactcgggtgactaacaagccagtttcccttccggttcgtacgcgctgatgatttccgcacatgttcagtctctccctgtgcggcgagtgagcgagagagagggcCGGCtgtgtaaggccgagaaggcagttaaagaatgcaccgggcttgtttttaaagagactgattcgagcgttgtttttaatgaagacttttctattggattttaacctccacttcacttctgtttccagtgatcggttcgtagcgtgcactGTTGCATAGttactttttttggtttattaaattatggatttttcaaatgttcatgttttaccctgtgcttaaaactcaaaaaaaaaaaaaaaaaagaagtgtttacagcgagcggttcctaAGGCTATAGTgggaattcttgcaatgttaattttctctgttcaaggttttctcagtcttattcaatgtttttacattaactttactattacgctgtgcattctatggtatagttaactaattttgtgcttaaaaatctttaaaaaaatatatttacatacagtttgtacggtctgtaacagattaattgtatttacatacaatcctatgagggaaatcacttcgggtcacgaccaaatcgggttacgaccagagttttggaacgaattacggtcgtgactcgaggttccactgtatataatttatgTACGTGTTAATATCATTGCATTACGAGGggcctttgccccctgctcgccaacccccgggcctgtgctacacgccagcctctttgcggttctgctgctcgcatatatagggatgcggatgtacaatttaaacagatttttaatatcatgggaattgttatatatgcatcaACACAACGTttaactgcccatgattgactttgtttctttctctctattaaataaaccgactttttcaaatgttcggcTCTGAGATTTGccaattgtctttgcaaaagctattctaacaggaaactgttaacgttttaatatgaatggcatatcaagatctcctttgttgtctaatgttatccatggaaCATTACCTTTCATGGATACAACATTCTTTCTACAATAATTTGTGCTTTGTAAGACCGGAcattgttaacggttgtagatattcttcgggacattgtaagttgttgttttcatcttccgcacaatctccacaaactgtttcagcagagtctattgatacggaTTTatccaatttgctgtgtaactgtttgacatttttggacgcatttaaccaattaaaTGTGTAAGCAATTGACATTTTTGGCGCCAATTCATTTAACTgcctcgtttctcggtgctaggattgcacgtgtactcattttttatgttgataacccttcgtgatgaaattcttcaataagatttggacataatacgtctccTTTAtctgggaacttaaagtgaggaaaacattaaaatgtataagagctgagagcacaggaagtgtgtctgacaaaagcattcacaccaatgagagttgagaggaccgtggtcttgtttgaaaatgtttgagaggaaggCAAAACTCTCATCTCGCGGGAATTGAAAAAATCTCtgttccaaaaagtcttgtctgcAAAAAGTCTCGTCACGTCgaaggattttttaaaataacagagtgACATTATATGGGGAATTTGGTCAGCTGTTTGTGAAGGTCACAGAAGGTAGGGAATGGTGTTTATTCagaggaccgtggtcttgtttgaaaatgtttgagaggaaggCAAAACTCTCATCTCGCGGGAATTGAAAAAATCTCtgttccaaaaagtcttgtctgcAAAAAGTCTCGTCACGTCgaaggattttttaaaataacagagtgACATTATATGGGGAATTTGGTCAGGTGTTTGTGAAGGTCACAGAAGGTAGGGAATGGTGTTTATTCAATCTATTGGGTGTGCAAGATGATTAGCCATGAATTTTAAGCATGGATCTCCTAATGACTGATAATTGATTCAACTCCCTAAATACTTTTATTCCCAAACTGACCTGTTTGttattgaaaaagagaaaaacagcacTGTATCCGTCTGAAAACAACTATAAAGCCATTGAAGTTCATTCAGAGTCAAAGCTGTGGGGAAGGCTTGCagcactattcactttttcaATGCAGGGCTTCGCCTGCCAAAATGTCTCCTCCTGGAGCAAAATGTACAAACACAACAATTTTGCTTAAAGAACTATATACTGTACTAAATATGTGCAATGCTATCTGAAATTGCCAAAAACTGTCTTAAAGTGAAATtgactgccctttgtcaccgattctgttcataacttttatggacacaatttctaggcgcagccagggtgttgagggggtccggtttggtagaCTCAGAAttgagtcactgctttttgcagataatgttgtcctgcttgcttcatcaggccgtgatcttcagctctctctgaatcggttcgcagctgagtgtgaagtggctgggatgagaatcagcacctccaaatccgagaccatggtcctcagctggaaaagggtggagtgccctttcagggttgggggagagatcctgccccaagtggaggagttcaagtgtttgttcacgagtgagggaagaatgaagagtgagatcgacaggcggattggtgtggcgtccacagtgatgcgggctctgcatcagtctgtcgtggtaaaaaaggagctgagccgtaaggcaaagctctcaatttacaggTCATTctgcgttcctaccctcacctatggtcatgagctatgggtggtgaccgaaagaacgagattgcgaatataagcggctgaaatgagtttcctccacagggtgtctgggctttcccttaaagatagggtgagaaactcagtcatccaggaggggctcagagtagagccgctactccttcacatcgagaggagtcagatgaggtggctcgggcatctgattaggatgcctcttggacgcctccctggtgaggtgttccgggcatgtccaaccgggagaagaccccggggaagacacagtccctccagcgtgtcctgggtcacccggctggcctggaaacgcATTGGGAtcctcccggaagagctagaagaagtggccggggagagcgaagtttattacatcttgcctgaagaaggggcccgagttgcctcgaaagcttgcatattgtaatctttttagttagccaataaaaggtgtcattttgcttggcttttctctataagTAAAACACAAAGTGAATATGAAAACTCAACAGAACCCCAATAGAGATTTAATTTTGACTGACCTTAACCTTTTCAATGAAGAAAAGTGGGGTACAATTGCACAATTCCTGTGTGTTAACTAGACAGACACCTATCCAAACTGACCTGActgctggaagcaaaccaaaAGTCACTTAATTTATGTGCAGGATGCCATATTTATTCAACCAAGAAGGCactgaaaattttttttgaagtttatttaatttattaaaatcaaataacccTCCATACACAACttgagttttacaaaaataaaaaaggaaaaaggtttgaaacaaaacaacccccacccctgagaaagagagctaggccagtggagtaaaactttatgctagtaaagacaaatgaatagataaaataataaattaataaagaggggagagaacctgctttcccaatttaaatgctaattctaaaatgttattgattagatcctgccaggtttttgaaaaagttttgtacaggtCCTAAATTTGCAAATTTGATTTCTTCCAATTTTAGATAGTATATaacaacatcagttacccactgacttagacttatcttactcaattggaagaatcctaattctgccattctatgtgccaatagtgtagtaaaggccattacagtttgtttgtcctctactttaagcccatctggaagcaCACCAATTCATGTGCAGGGTGTCCTATTTATTCAACCAAGAAGgcattgtaatttttaaaataatttttccaaaaaagtaTCTATTTCTTTTATCCTAAATATTTTTTGGTTATACCATTTtattaaaaggcaaaacaaaatctGATGCGATTTACCTTTACTTCATTCTTTACATCAAATAGAAGTTTCAGGTTCACTAAGACCacgcaagctttttttttttttttactctttatttcaccttgtacaatttcttgtattaggaatttgttagttttcacataccacttggggtcagccattgtacagcgtccctggagcaattgaaggttaaatgccttgctcaagggcccagcggagtaggatctcttttggcagtgacggggatttgaaccggcaaccttcaagataccagcgcagatccatagcctcagagccaccactccaccccatttGGAATCAACTGTGCATATTAACCTCTGAAAATCTACATTTTGCTGTAAATGGTCATcgtcatggggaaaaaaaaggaatggaaaacaaagctcattaaaatgcagtagtttaaataaaataaaaaaaaaaaaaaaaaaatcagaaacacaaacacacaacccCTGTATGGAATTACCTAGACTCATAGTCATAAAGTAACATTAAAAGGTGCCATGAATCTGGGACCTCGAAAGTGCAACTGGAAGATTAAGCCACAACCCGATAATCAGGTCAGGCTTTCCTCTGCACAATTTGTAAAGAAGCGCACTCTTTCACTTAAGGAGTGATGAACTGGAAAAGGGAGGGGGAAGGGAGGGAACTTGGCATTATGACATCTTTACCATTTCCCTTTTAAGAGGCCGTTGAACGAGTTTAACAAAGCCTAAGCAGCATCAGGTAAACGGACTGGAAAAAGGAGGGAGGGGAACGACACCCAGAAAACACTCACAATGTCAGGCCATGCCAGCTCAGTGTTGTATTGTGGCACAGGAATACAGAATTAAGATATCCACATggtttttatttctactttcacAGAAGTAGTATAAAACATAGTAAGTCGACGTTTGTTGTCATATATCTACTTACATGTCTGAACAATATACAACATGCAAAGAAAACTATGTTTATCATTTTAAAGTCTGCTGTTCTCTTGAATATTATGTTCCTTGTAGGTGCTTGGGATAactacaaattaaattttaaaaaatcctcctcctcctctaaaTTAGCTCTTCCCATTTGTTTTATATAAGGTCGCTATTTTTGACTAGACTTTGAAGTACTAATCCTGTACAAGTTTCACCCAGATTTTTTTACCTGATGCAAACCATCCCCATTTATCCAGACTTGGTATCAAATAATATTGATCTTTTACTGACTCGCATCACCACATTAGATCTTTTTGCTtattaacatgcaaataaaaataattatttaacaaattGGTCCatgatctacaaaaaaaaaaaaaaaaaaaaacaggaatttgCTGTATTCAATTCttaataattcttttatttataaggaaacaaataattaattaaatccaAAATGTGCCTTTGGGCAAAGTCAACATGATGCATAACTAGAATGACAAAGATTCTCACATCATTTGCGCTACATAAAATTAACCTGACATTACTTAGTAAAAAGTTAACAAGCATTTTCAGGTAAGACATGGCGCAAAACTTGCTGTGGTATTTAACACTGGAAactccagttaaaaaaaaaactaaaaggtaATCTCACACTTATATTCCTATTAGAATAattctggatgttttttttttttattaatgcttgCATAAACTCTATCAATACGTCCTTAAGCACAAGATtacacttcttctttcggcttctcccgttaggggttgccacagcggattatcttcttccacatctttctgtccgctgcatcttgctctgtcacacccatcacctgcatgtcctctcccaccacatccataaaccttctctgagACCTTCcacttctcctcttccctggcagctatatccttatcacccttctcccaatatgctcagcatctcttctctgcacatgtccaaaccaacacaatcttgcctctcggactttgtctcccaactgtccagcttgagctgaccctctaatgtcctcatttctaatcctgtccttccttgtcacacccaatgcatatcttagcatctttaactctgccacctccagctctgtctcctgctttctggtcagtgccaccgtctcaagcccatataacatagctggtctcactactgtcctgtagatctttcctttcactcttgctgatattcgtctgtcacaaatcactcctgacactctcctgcactgtctttttcacctctcttccacaatccccatttctctgtactgttgatttaaactaatccaccttcgccaactctactcccatcatcctcaccattccactgacctccctctcattcacacacatgtattctgttttgttccttctgaccttcattcctctccactctAGAGCAGATTTCCACCTcgtcaacctgctccctactcttgctacagaccacaatgtcatcaacatacatcacagtccacggggactcctgtctaatctcatctgtcaacctgttcatcaccattgcaaataagaaagggctcagagccgatccttgatgtaatcccacctccaccttgaatgcatctgtcactcctaccacagacctcatcacggtcacacttccctcatgcatatcctgtacaactcttacgtacgtctctgccactcccgacttcctcatacaataccacagctcctctcagtcaccctgtcttatgctttctccaggtccataaagacgcaatgcaactctttctggccttctccttacttctccatcaacaccctcagagcaaacattgcatctgtggtgctctttcttggcatgaaaccatcctgctgctcactaatcatcacttcacttcttaaccgagcttccactactctttcccataatttcatgctgtggctcattaatttttattcctctgtagttactacagtcctgcacatcccccttattcttaaatatcagcccaCCAGTCCacctcttctccactcctcaggcatcctctcacttcccAAGATTccaaacaatctggttaaaaactccactgccatctctcctaaacacatccatgcttccacaggtgtgTTTTCTGGACCagtggcctttccatttttcatcctcttcatagttgtccttacttcttccttgctaatccgttacacttcctgattcactatctccacatcatccaacctcttctctctctcccgttttcttcattcatcaacctctcaaaagtactctttccatctgctcaacacactttcctcgcttgtgagtacatttccatctttatcctttatcaccctaacctgctgctcatctttcccagcttggtccctctgtctag includes the following:
- the anp32b gene encoding acidic leucine-rich nuclear phosphoprotein 32 family member B isoform X2, translating into MDMKKRIHLELRNRTPSDVRELVLDNCRSNDGKIEGLTSEFVNLEFLSLINVGLTSVSDLPKLAQLKKLELSDNKISGGLDVLAENLSNLTHLNLSGNKLRDISTLEPLKKLDNLKSLDLFNCEVTNLNDYRESVFKLLPHLTYLDGYDIEDKEASDSEGEVDGDGVDDDDEEGEDEEDEDDEEDGEEEDFDEDDDDDDEDEEEVGEDDEGISGEEEDGEVDEEDDDEEDEDDEDEEEPAGKGEKRKRVPEDEDEEDDD
- the anp32b gene encoding acidic leucine-rich nuclear phosphoprotein 32 family member B isoform X1; protein product: MDMKKRIHLELRNRTPSDVRELVLDNCRSNDGKIEGLTSEFVNLEFLSLINVGLTSVSDLPKLAQLKKLELSDNKISGGLDVLAENLSNLTHLNLSGNKLRDISTLEPLKKLDNLKSLDLFNCEVTNLNDYRESVFKLLPHLTYLDGYDIEDKEASDSEGEVDGDGVDDDDEEEGEDEEDEDDEEDGEEEDFDEDDDDDDEDEEEVGEDDEGISGEEEDGEVDEEDDDEEDEDDEDEEEPAGKGEKRKRVPEDEDEEDDD